One window of the Peptacetobacter hiranonis genome contains the following:
- the rplL gene encoding 50S ribosomal protein L7/L12 produces MTIEQILEAIENMKVLELNELVKAAEEKFGVSASAPVMVAGAAGGAAAAEEKTEFDVVLADAGSSKIGVIKVVREITGLGLKEAKEVVDNAPKTVKEGASKEEAEQIKEKLEAAGAKVEVK; encoded by the coding sequence ATGACAATAGAACAGATATTAGAAGCTATAGAAAACATGAAAGTTTTAGAATTAAATGAATTAGTTAAAGCTGCAGAAGAAAAATTCGGTGTTTCTGCTTCAGCTCCAGTAATGGTAGCTGGTGCAGCTGGTGGAGCTGCTGCTGCAGAAGAAAAAACTGAATTTGACGTAGTATTAGCAGATGCAGGATCTTCAAAAATAGGTGTTATAAAAGTTGTTAGAGAAATAACTGGATTAGGATTAAAAGAAGCTAAAGAAGTAGTTGACAACGCTCCTAAAACAGTTAAAGAAGGAGCTTCTAAAGAAGAAGCTGAACAGATAAAAGAAAAACTAGAAGCTGCTGGTGCAAAAGTAGAAGTTAAATAG